From a single Populus trichocarpa isolate Nisqually-1 chromosome 17, P.trichocarpa_v4.1, whole genome shotgun sequence genomic region:
- the LOC112324758 gene encoding uncharacterized protein LOC112324758 has translation MALDAKLALLLIHILSVAGNGYSSLQENYYGSEDEHRKKLDSSFKSGFATGYAFSAVSILAIFMSCCVPWASLNKRKRNKIMMNTPMITSFDGKAREEDKRSQRADLYVGEYC, from the exons ATGGCTCTTGATGCAAAACTTGCTCTTCTTTTGATTCATATCCTTAGTGTTGCCGGCAATGGATACAGTTCTTTACAAGAGAACTACTACGGGAGTGAAGATGAACACAGGAAAAAGTTGGATTCTTCTTTCAAAAGTGGGTTTGCAACAGGTTATGCATTTTCTGCAGTTTCCATTTTAGCTATTTTCATGTCCTGTTGTGTGCCTTGGGCTAGTCTTAACAAGAGGAAGAGGAACAAGATCATGATGAACACACCAATGATAACATCTTTTGATGGAAAGGcgagagaagaagataaaagaagcCAACGAGCAG ATTTGTATGTTGGGGAATATTGTTAA